Proteins from a genomic interval of Callospermophilus lateralis isolate mCalLat2 chromosome 1, mCalLat2.hap1, whole genome shotgun sequence:
- the LOC143394829 gene encoding olfactory receptor 7C1-like: MGLGNQTKVLEFILLGFFQDSEHQLMLFGLFLSIFIVSFLGNLFIIIAIVSDSHLHTPMYFFLFNLSFVDIGFISTTVPKMLVNIQTQSRSITYEGCITQMYFFMVFGGMDTFLLTVMAYDRFVAICHPLHYPVIMNSHLCGLLVLTSWLISLSYSLIQSVLMLRVSFCTNWEIRHFYCELAQALMLACSDTLINHIILYMVTGLLGFVPFSGILFSYTRIVSSILRIPSTYGKYKAFSTCGSHLSVVSLFYVTGLGVYLSSEASSFSWKGMMASVMYTVVTPMLNPFIYSLRNTDIKRALKKLLGRTFYVQ, translated from the coding sequence ATGGGACTAGGAAATCAAACAAAAGTTTTAGAATTTATACTCCTGGGATTTTTCCAAGACTCAGAGCATCAACTGATGTTATTTGGATTGTTCCTATCCATATTTATAGTCTCCTTCCTTGGGAACTTGTTCATCATCATAGCCATTGTCTCAGATTCCCATCTTCATACGCCCATGTACTTCTTTCTCTTCAATCTGTCTTTTGTTGACATTGGTTTCATCTCTACAACCGTCCCAAAGATGCTGGTGAACATTCAGACACAGAGCAGATCCATCACCTATGAAGGCTGCATCACCCAGATGTATTTTTTTATGGTTTTTGGAGGCATGGATACCTTCCTTCTCACTGTGATGGCTTATGACCGGTTTGTAGCCATCTGTCATCCCCTACACTATCCAGTCATCATGAACTCCCATCTGTGTGGCCTCCTGGTTCttacatcctggttaatcagCTTGTCATATTCTCTGATCCAGAGTGTGTTGATGCTGCGTGTATCCTTCTGTACCAATTGGGAAATTCGACACTTTTACTGTGAACTTGCTCAGGCCCTCATGCTAGCTTGTTCAGACACACTGATCAATCACATAATACTCTACATGGTGACTGGCCTTCTTGGATTTGTTCCCTTTTCAGGAATCCTTTTCTCTTATACCCGGATTGTCTCTTCCATCCTGAGAATTCCATCAACATATGGAAAATATAAAGCTTTTTCTACCTGTGGGTCTCATCTATCTGTGGTTTCTTTATTCTATGTGACAGGTCTTGGTGTATACCTCAGTTCTGAAGCATCATCATTTTCCTGGAAGGGCATGATGGCCTCCGTGATGTATACTGTGGtcacccccatgctgaaccccttTATCTATAGCTTGAGGAACACAGACATTAAGAGGGCCCTGAAGAAACTTCTTGGCAGAACATTTTATGTTCAGTGA